In Eleutherodactylus coqui strain aEleCoq1 chromosome 11, aEleCoq1.hap1, whole genome shotgun sequence, a single window of DNA contains:
- the LOC136582070 gene encoding LRRN4 C-terminal-like protein, which translates to MAPPLLLLLLPFLAFTTGSVQEDSNGTSSTTAAPFLDLNQTSVTQRTTQRQRSTANRIEYIIGGSDEDYDDEDDKVSTVPNASPVLQLPCQYNRCEHLASTCEEIQRRAGGNCLCPGIDGPEIKPESPVLKEVLLGDTKMTVNWCSPSSTVYGYKVLYGEPGGSLENGPELNASFRSYTFDNLNPGSYYTVCVVAFNKAGESQVDKEQDGPAGSKPGPCRTVHTTMQSLYIGIGIGLAAVAGLLIILGYFLCRRKRNKTNRETKLEERGISNCIYKAGNIDQL; encoded by the coding sequence ATGGCACCTCCTCTCCTGTTGCTACTTCTGCCTTTCTTAGCTTTTACAACAGGCTCCGTACAAGAAGACAGCAACGGCACCTCTTCCACCACTGCTGCCCCTTTCTTGGACCTAAACCAAACATCCGTGACTCAGCGGACCACACAAAGGCAACGAAGCACTGCAAACAGGATTGAGTACATCATTGGAGGGTCAGATGAGGATTATGatgatgaagatgataaagtgtcgACAGTCCCTAATGCCTCACCTGTTCTTCAACTTCCCTGCCAGTACAATAGGTGTGAGCATCTGGCATCCACATGTGAGGAGATCCAGAGACGTGCAGGTGGCAATTGTCTATGCCCAGGAATTGATGGTCCAGAAATTAAACCAGAATCTCCAGTCCTTAAAGAAGTCCTCCTTGGTGATACAAAAATGACTGTAAACTGGTGTTCCCCTTCATCTACTGTATATGGTTACAAAGTGTTGTATGGAGAACCAGGGGGTTCATTAGAAAATGGACCAGAGCTAAATGCCTCTTTTCGCTCATATACCTTTGACAATCTTAATCCCGGTTCTTACTATACTGTGTGTGTGGTAGCATTTAATAAGGCAGGAGAAAGTCAAGTGGATAAGGAACAAGATGGACCGGCCGGTAGTAAGCCAGGTCCCTGCCGGACTGTTCATACCACCATGCAGTCACTGTATATAGGaattgggatagggctggcagcaGTAGCAGGATTATTGATTATTCTAGGCTACTTTCTTTGCAGAAGAAAGAGAAACAAGACAAACAGGGAAACCAAGCTGGAAGAAAGGGGAATATCTAACTGCATCTATAAGGCAGGGAACATAGACCAGTTGTGA